DNA from Asanoa sp. WMMD1127:
TCAGCACCTCGATGCCGCCCTGCCGGAGCACCTTGACCACGACACCGCAGTAGCGCAGGACCAGCCAGACGACGAGCATCGCGGCGAGGATGCCGAGGCCGACCGCCACGTAGTCGGCCGGCCCGGACGAGCGCTGCACGAACAGCATCGTCGCCACGATCGCGCCGGGCCCGGCCAGCAGTGGGGTGCCCAGCGGCACGAGCGCGATGTTCGACGTGGAGTGCCCCGACGGGTCGTCGGTCTTCCCGGTCAGCAGCTCCAGCGCGATCATGATCAGCAGGAGGCCGCCGGCGCCCTGGAGGGCGGGCAGGTCGACGTGCAGGTATTCGAGCAGGTTCTGGCCCGCCACCGCGAACAGCACGATGACGCCCAGTGCCAGGCAGACCGCTTGCCAGGCGGCACGGTGCCGGTCACGCGGTGTCATCGCGCCGGTCATGGCGACGAAGATCGGCACCATGCCCGGTGGGTCCATGATCACCAACAGCGTGACGATGACCTCGCCGAATACCTTCAGATCCACGCGGACACGGTAGGCGAGAGATCCTCTCAACCGAGCACGGGTGTCACCCCAGAGGACTTCGCCACAAGCCGTTCGTACGCCGCCGGCGCAGTCGTCTCGGCACCCAGCCGCACCACCTTGTGCGTACCGTGGAAATCGGACGATCCGGTCACCACCAGCCCGAGCGAGTCCGCCAGGTCGCGCACGTGCGCCCGCTCGGCCGGCGAATGGTCGGTGTGGTCGGCCTCCAGCCCCGACAGCCCGGCCTCGGCCAGCGAGACGATCAGCGAGTCCGGCACGATCCGCCCGCGCCGCGTCGCCCGCGGATGGGCGAACACGGTCACCCCGCCGGCGTCCGCGATCAGCCGCACCGCGGTGAACACGTCGATCTCGGCCTTCGGCACCCGGTAGCGGCTGCCCAGCCACTCCGGCGCGAACGCGGCCGACGTCGAGGGGACCAGCCCGGCCCGGATCAGCGCCTGCGCGATGTGGGGCCGCCCGACCGTGCCGCCGGCCGCGTACCCGCGCACCTCGTCCCAGCTCACGTCGTAGCCGTCGGCCCGCAGCAGCGCCACCATCCGCTCCGCCCGGACCTCGCGGGCCGCCCGCACCCGGGCCAGCTCCGCGACCAGACCGGGATGATCCGGATCGAAGAGGTACGCCAGCAGGTGCAGCGAAATCGTCTCCCAGCGACAGGACAGCTCGGCTCCGCGCACCAAGCGGAGCTCCGGCGGGCGGGCGGCGGCCGCGGGTGCCCAGCCGGCCGTCGTGTCGTGGTCGGTGAGGGCCACCACGTCGAGCCCGGCGTCGGCAGCCGCGGCCATCAGCGAGGCGGGGCTCAGCGTGCCGTCACTCGCGGTCGAGTGGGCGTGCAGGTCGATGCGCATCCCCGCCGACGCTACCGGGATCAACCCGTCGTGGAGCCCAACCGGGGCACGAGGTCCCAGCCGACGCCGGCCGCCGCCGGTGCCTCAAGCACCTTGCGGACGCCGTCGGTCTGGCAGCGGACGACGCCACCGTCGTACGGCGCGACCACGGTGCGGCTGTCGATCCAGACCGGCGAGCGCACGCCGGCGGCCGCGCAGCTCTTCGCCGATCGGATGCCGACCAGCGCGTGGTCGACGCTGACCAGCGCGAGATCGTCACCGGCCGGCTCGGCCAGCCAGCCACCATCGGGGGAGAGGCTGTGTGTCAGGTCCTCGCTGGACGGGACGAAGCCGCAGACGCGGGTGAGCGCGACCGACATGGACGGCCCGTCGTTGGGGCGCAGCGCCGCGAGGCAGAGCTGTTCCTCGCCGGCCGTCCAGGCCAGCCCCACCGCGGCGTCGCTGCGGATGCCGAACACGCCGGAGACCGCCGGGTTCCACGCCGGTTCGACCTTGTCGGAGTCGTCCGTGACCTTCACGAACTCGTAGCCCCGCCCGCCCGGCACCTCGCCCGCGACCAGCACCCGGTCGCCCAGCAGCGCGGTCGGCGCGGCATCGCCGGTCACGTTGGCGACGCCCAGCGGCTTGGCGCCCTGCGGACCGAGCTCGGCCACGGTCAGCAGCTCGTCGGCCACGACCGCGATCCGCGAACCGTCTTCGCTGACCGACCAGCGGCTGTCCTCGGGGGCGACCTGCACCGCGGGCCCGCTCTCCGGCTGGAGATAGACGCCGCCGCTCGTGCCGTAGAGCCAGCCCGCCGGGACCCGGTAGGCCTGGTCGACGTCGCCGTGCGCGCCGAGGTCGAACCGGCGGCCGTCGGTGGTCCAGAGCAGGTCGCCGATCCGCAGGTCGAGGCCGAGACTGGCGACGTCGTGCGGGTCGATCTTGGCAGTCACCAGTGGCCGCGGCAGCGCGGTCGGGTCGGCCGCGAGCACCGAGCTGTCGTAGCCCACGCGGGGCGAGCGGAGCAGCTGCCAGCCGGTGATCCCGCCGATCAGCACCACGAACGCCAGCACGGCGGCCAGCGAGGTGCCGGCCCGCCGCCATCGTCGGGTGCGGTGGGTGCGCTGGATGATCCGGTCGGCCCGGTTGACGCCCGCCGGCGTCAGTTGCACCTGGTCCCGGAAGGCGTCCCGCAGCTTTTCCTCGACTCTCACCGCCCCTCCAGTCCTCCCGCCGGCGCGGGAATGCGGGGGGCGGGGGCGGGCGCGCGCACCGGCGCGGACGGCGGTGGCGCCTGGCGCGGGATCTTGGGCGGCTCGGCCTGCGCGGCCAGCGCGTCGACCCGGGCCTGCTCGGCCGCCCGCTCGGCGCCGAGCCGGCCCCGCAACGTGCTCAGTGCGCGGGAGGTCTGGCTCTTCACGGTGCCGGTGGAGATGTCGAGGATCGCGGCGGTCTGCGCCTCGGAGAGGTCCTCATAGAAGCGGAGCACCAGCACGGCGCGCTGCCGGGCCGGCAGCGACTGCACGTGCCGCCACAGTGCGTCGCGTTCGAGCTGCTCGTCGACCCGGTCGGCGACGGCCCGCTCGGGCAGCACCTCGGTCGGGCGCTCACCGTGCCAGCGGCGGCGCCACCAGCTGATCGAGGTGTTGACCAGGACCCGGCGGGCGTACGGCTCGACGGCCTCGATCTCACCCAGGCGCCGCCAGGCCAGGTAGATCTTGGTGAGCGCGGTCTGCAGCAGGTCTTCGGCCGTGGCCCAGTCGCCGGTGAGCAGGTACGCGGTGCGCAACAAAGCGGGCGAACGGGCGGCGACGAACTCCCGGAAGTCGTCTTCGACCGACCTGTCCGTCACCGGACGCCCTCCCTTGGGTGTCTGCGCGTGGGTGAAGACTGTCACACGCAGCACAGGGGGTCTACGGGGCGAACGGTTGCCCTATGACGAGCGATCGGTGGGCTTAACTATGCACCATCGTCGGCGCGGGCCTCGTCGGCGTCCTTGCCGAGGCGGGCCTCGACGGCCTGCGGCTCGTACATCTCCTCGACGACGCGCAGATAGAGCTCGTTGGGGTTCGGCAGGTGCTTGATCTCGCGCAGCGCCTGCTCCTGGCCCGCGGACTCGAGCACGAACGTGCCGTAGTTGAGCGCGCGGCCCAATGGGGACTGTTCGTATTTCATGTCGGTGACCCGCAGCAGCGGCATCATCGCGACCCGGCGGGTGATGATGCCACTGACCACCATGACCCGCTTGTTGGTCAGGATGAAGCGGTCGAAATACCAGTCGCCGACCTTCCAGGCGACCCAGCCGAAAATGGCCACCCACACCAGAATGGCCGCCGTTGTCATGCCGGCGGCCTCTTGGCGGAACAGGAAGCCCGACAGATAACCGAGCACGAACGTGGCCAGGATGATGACCAGGAGCGGCGTGCTCAGGTGGATCCAGTGCCGCTTCCACTCGCCGCGGTAACGCTCGGTCGGGAAGAGGTAGCGGGAGACCAGCGGGGTCGGCTCGTCTTCGAGCGGCAGCACCCGGCGTGGGCCGAGCGGCAGCCCGGACGCGTCGACCTGGAGCCCGGCCAGCTCCTCTTCGGAGATTTCGGTCGCGGTGTAGCCGCCGACCGTGCGCTGGCGGGCCGTCGTGTCGTGGGCGTAGTCGGCCGAGTCGCCGAACCCCGCGCCCTCGGCGTAGCCCGCGCTCGGCGAGTAGGCGGGGCCGGAACCGAAGCCCGGGCCGTCGTCCGGGGGCACGGTTTCGCGCCCCCAGGCGGAGTCGTCGGGGTCGGGCGGAGGCGTGGACGGTCGGTCCATAGGTGACAGAGGCGCCTAGGCGACCAGGCTCGTGAAGAAGTCGCCGAAGCCCTCGGCGACATCCATGATGCCGCCGCCGATGTTCTTGAAGACATCGGCAGACTCGTTAGGACGGAAGGCAATGAAGAAAATGAGGAAGGCGATTCCGCCCCAAGTGAGGATCTTCTTGAGCATTGCGGCCCATCCCCCTCTGCGCGGCGCCGGCAACTTGCCGCGGCAGGACTCAGCGTATCAGTCGTTGCTCTCAGGTTGAACAAACTGCGCACAATCCGCACAAGCGGGAACGCCCCACTCAGGCGAGCCCATGCAGGTACGGAGAAGGAGCACCGTACACGAGTTCCGGCGGCAACCATTCGCAAAGGTCGTGCAACACGACGTCTTCCGCGAGAACGTAGCCCGCGTGCGCCGGCCAAGCTATGGCATAAAGCCACATTCCGCGCGCCTCGCCGACGTAGGCGCAGCGGTCCTCGGCGGCCGGCAGGGACCACAGTGGAGTCGGGTGACCGTCCACCTTGATCTTGGCGTGGGCGTTGGTCGGCTCGCCCGGCGCCGGCTCGGTCAGCTCGCGCACCAACTCCGGGCCGGGATCGGTGCCGGGCAGGCCGGCGAACCGGTTGCCCAGCCCGACGCCCGGCTCCTCGGCCACGATCACGAGGTCGGCCGGGCCGCCGGCCAGCGGGGCCGGGCCGCTGCAGGCCAGCACCGAGGCGCGTACGCCGGAATGGTCGTCGCCGGCCCAGGCCACCCCGGTCACCGTCCAGTCGCGCAGCAGCGGCCAGGTGCACCAGAGCGGCACCGGCCGGCCCGCGGGCGAGCCGGCGGTCATCGTGTTGACCACGCTCTTGGCGACCTCGGCGTTGTTGTGGTGGGCGACGTGCAGCGGGGGGACGTCACCGCAGCCGTCGCACCGCCAGTCGGCGCGCATCAGGTCCGGCGGCCGCACCGGGCCGCCGCATCGGGGGCAACTCACCGTCATGCCCACACCGTTACGGTCCCCGCGAAGCTGGGTCGAGGTCAAGCAATCCGGCCGAATCGGTCAACCCTCGGGCGGTGGCTCCCCGTACGTCCGGATCCAGGCATGCATCGCGATGCCGCTGGCCACGCCCGCGTTGATGGACCGGGTCGAGCCGTACTGCGCGATCGAGAAGAGCTGATCGCACGCGGCACGGGCGGTGTCGGACAGCCCCGGGCCCTCCTGCCCGAAGAGCAGGACGCAGCGCCGGGGCAGGACAACCGTCTCCAAGGGGCGCGAACCGGGCAGGTTGTCGATGCCGATCACCGGCAGGTCCGCGCCGTGCGCCCAGGCGACGAACTCGTCGATCGTCGGGTGGTGGCGGACGTGCTGATACCGATCGGTCACCATGGCGCCCCGCCGGTTCCACCGCCGCTTGCCGACCACGTGCACCTCGGCGGCCAGGAAGGCGTTGGCGTTGCGGATCACGGTGCCGATGTTGAAGTCGTGCTGCCAGTTCTCGATCGCCACATGGAAGTCGTGCCGCCGCCGGTCGAGGTCGGCCACCACCGCCTCGTGCCGCCAGTAGCGGTAGCGGTCCACCACGTTGCGCCGGTCGCCCGCCGCGAGCAGGTCCGGGTCGTACTTCGGATCGGCCGGCCACGGACCGGGCCACGGCCCGACGCCGACCTCACCCTCCGTTTCCACACCGGGAATCTAATGGTTGTACGCGCGGCGGGGTCGCACCCGGCCCGATGATCAGACCATGCCGAGGGCGTGGCCGAGGTCGGCCAGGAACCTCCGGTCGCCGGGGCCGAGCTGACCGGCGGCCGGCCCGCGGCCACCGGTGCACACGCGGGCCGCGATCGACTGGACCCACTGCCGGTAGGCCGCCGAGTCGGCGGGGTCGGCGCGGTCGTTGAGCACCCGCACGGCGTCCCGGCACTCGTCGAGGAGGTCGCGGGCGGGCGGGCGTGGGCCGTTCGGCATCCGTTCGGCGTAGACGGCGGCGACCACCGCGCGCACCAGGTCGCTGTCGAAGGCCCGGCCGGCCGCCATCGCGTCGAGGCCGGCCAATCCTTCGCGGACGCTGCGCCGCGGCGCTCCGGTGTGAGTGGCCGCGACGATCACCCGCCCGGGCAGCCGCACGAGCAGCTCCCACTCGCGGGCGGTGAAGACGTCGATCGCGACGTTCGGGAAACCGTGGAGTGGATGGGACAGCGGATCGCCGGGCGCGGGCTGGCTTGGCATAACGACCTCCCAAGGTCAGCATATGCCGCATTTGGCCCGTTGCGACCAGCCAGTTCTAGCGGGGTACGGGCTCCACCGGTTCCGGGAAGCTGGGGCGCTCCGGGTCGCGACCGTCCGCCCCGGCCGCGTACTCCTGCTTGGGCACCATGACCTTGCGGCGGAAGACGCAGACCAGCGTGCCGTCCTGGTTGTAGCCGCGGGTCTCGACCGACACCACGCCGCGGTCGGGCTTCGAGCCGGACTCCCGCTTGTCGAGCACCGTGGTCTCGCCGTAGACGGTGTCGCCGTGGAAGGTCGGCGCCACGTGGCGCAGCGACTCGACCTCGAGGTTGGCGATCGCCTTGCCGCTCACATCGGCGACGGACATGCCGAGCAGCAGCGAGTAGATGTAGTTGCCGACCACCACGTTGCGCCGGAACTCGGTCGCGGTCCGCGCGTAATGGGCGTCCAGATGCAAGGGGTGATGGTTCATCGTCAGCAGGCAGAAGAGATGGTCGTCGGCCTCGGTGACGGTCTTGCCCGGCCAGTGCCGGTAGACGGCGCCGACCTCGAACTCTTCGTAATAGCGCCCGAACCGCATTCCCGCACCATAACGGCTCGTGAACCGGGGGGAGACGCAATGAGCGGCGGGGCCCTCCCCGGCACCCGCCGCCCACGCTTGTCCCTACGATTTTGCCGGACCAACCGGTACCGGAAAACCCTTCGGGAAGTGACGGGGGTCACCCGTTATGGTTCTGCAACATTACGTATCGTAAGAGTGATCGACTTTCGAACCGTTCGTCACCCGTGCCGTTTTCCCTTGCTGGACCGGGCCGCGGCCGATAACGGCAGGCAGATGGGCCAGGCGTTATGGAAACGCTCCCGTCACCGTACGCAATGCGGATCTTGGTTGCTCCTGATGTGCTCGTGATGATCCGGGCCACCTCGTCCGGCGTCCTCGCGGGTTGGCCGGGGAATGAGCGGGGGTACTCAGTCGTTACACGGACGGATGCCTCGGGAGAGGCACGAACGAGCACCCGATCGGAGTGATCCATGGCGACCGTTGAGCTGACGACCGAGAACTTTGACAAGGTCACCGGCGGTGACGGCATCGTTCTCGTCGATTTCTGGGCCAGTTGGTGCGGTCCGTGTCTGCGCTTCGCGCCGGTCTACGACCGGGTCAGCGACAAGCACGAGGACGTCGTCTTCGGCAAGGTCGACACTGAGGCGCAGGTCGAGTTGGCCGCCCGTTACGACATCCGGTCGATCCCGACCCTGATGGCGCTCCGCGACGGCGTGATCGTCTTCGCGCAGCCGGGCGCGCTGCCCGAGTCCGCGGTCGAGTCGCTGATCTCACAGGTCCGCGCGCTCGACATGGAGGACGTGCGCAAGCAGCTGGCCGAGCACGCCGCACACGAGCACTGAGCTGTTCGCCAGGGGCGTTCCGTGGTTCGCACGGGACGCCCCTTTCGCGTCTGTGAGCAGGGCGCTTGCGTTCTTGCTCGTACACGTGTTCGAATCGGGTAATGCGTTGGGACAACCTGTCGGCTCTCCCCGCCTCGGTCGTCCCTGATCGGGCGGCGCCGGCGACACCACCCCTGCCGCTGGCGCTGCCCGGCGCAGTAGCGCGCACCTTCGACACGCCCGGCTTCGCCGGCATGACCTTCTACGAGGTGCGCGCAAAGTCGATCATCAACCGGGTGCCTGCCAGTTCCCGGATGGGCTTCGACTGGACGATCAACCCTTACCGGGGCTGCAGCCATGCCTGCACCTACTGCCTCGAGGGCGACACCCGGATCCTGATGGCCGACGGTCGCACCCGGGCCCTGCGCGACGTGGCCGTCGGCGACCGGATCTACGGCACGGTCCGGTCGGGCACCTACCGGCGCTATGTCATCACCGAGGTCAAGGCGCACTGGCAAACCACCAAGCCGGCCTACCGGGTGACACTGGCCGACGGCACCGAGCTCGTCGCCAGCGGCGACCACCGCTTCCTCACCGAGCGCGGCTGGAAGCACGTCACGGGCGCGATGGGCGGCGCCGACCAGCGGCCCTACCTGACGAGCGGCAACAAGCTGATGGGCGTGGGCCGGTTCGCGCCGCCGCCGGCTGATACGCCCGACTACCGGGCCGGCTACCTGTGCGGGATGAGCCGCGGCGATGCCAGCGTCACGGACCGCGAGCCGCTCGACCGCACGCGGCGCTACCTGGCCGAGGCGTCGCCCGAGGTGGCCCGGCTGGCCGCGGCGGGCTGGATCGCCGCACCGCCGTCCGTGACCGACGACTGGCGCAAGGGGTTCCTGGCCGGCGTCTTCGACGCGCAGGGCACCCACGACGGCGTCGCCCTGCGGATCGGCAGCATCGACCGGGAGACCATCGACGAGGTCGCGGCGGCGCTGCGCACGCTGGGCTTCGAGTTCGCGGTGCGCCGCACGGGCGGCGCCCGCGGTTGGTATGTCCGCATCGTCGGCGGGCTGTCGGCCCGGCTGCGCTTCCTGCACACCACCGACCCGGCGGCGACCCGCAAGCGGTCGATCGAGGGCCTGGCACTCAAGTCCAACGTGCCGCTCGACGTGGTCGCGGTCGAGTCGCTCGGCGTCGAGCTGCCGCTCTGCGACATCACCACGGGCACGGGCGACTTCATCGCCAACGGCGTGGTGAGCCACAACTGCTTCGCCCGCAACACCCACACCTACCTGGACCTCGACCCGGGCCACGACTTCGACAGCAAGATCATCGTCAAGGTCAACGCCGGCGACCTGGTCCGCAAGGAGCTATCCGCCCGCCGCTGGCGCGGCGAACACATCGCCATGGGCACCAACGTCGACGTCTACCAACGGGCCGAGGGCCGCTACCGGCTGATGCCCCAGATCCTGTCGGCCCTGCGCGACTTCGCCAACCCGTTCTCGATCCTGACGAAAGGCACCCTCATCCTCCGCGACCTGCCTCTGCTACAGGAAGCGGCCTCGGTGACCTCGGTAGGCCTGTCGTTCTCGATCGGCTTCGTCGACGAAGAGCTGTGGCGCCGGGTCGAGCCGGGCACGCCGAGCCCCCGCCGCCGCCTGGACGCGGTCCGCCGCCTGACCGACGCGGGCTTCTCGGTCGGCGTCCTGGTCGCCCCGATCCTGCCGGGCCTGACGGACAACGAGGAGTCCATCGACCGCACGGTGGGGGCGGTCGCGGAAGCCGGCGCAGCGGGCGTCACGGGCATTGCCCTGCACCTGCGTCCCGGCACCCGCGACTGGTACGCGCGGTGGCTGGGCCGCGAGTTCCCGTCGTTGGTGCCGCGCTACCGGGAGCTCTACCGCGGCGGCTCCTACCTGCCGAAGGAATACCAGCGGGAGATCACGGCCCGCATCCGCCAAGCAGCCCGCCGGCACGGCCTGGACCGCAAGGAGAGCTTCGAGTCCCGCCAACTACCGGAGCAACCTCCGGAGCCGGAACAGCTCACACTGCTCTAAAAGCCTGTTCGGTGTTCGGTCATTACCGAACATCGAACAGTTACACTCGAGCCATGGGCGCGAGTGCCGGCGCAGCTGGCATCGAGGAGCTGCGCGACGCGGTGGCCGCCATCGGGCTGGCCATCGAAACGTCCGGGGCCGACTCCACCGTCGACGGGCTGCTGGTCAACCCGGCCGGAGGTCCCGGAGTCCCGGTGCGCATCAAGCGGATCTCGCTGGCCGCGGCGGAAGGCCTTGATCGCAAGCTGGCGCAATGGG
Protein-coding regions in this window:
- a CDS encoding MarC family protein, with product MDLKVFGEVIVTLLVIMDPPGMVPIFVAMTGAMTPRDRHRAAWQAVCLALGVIVLFAVAGQNLLEYLHVDLPALQGAGGLLLIMIALELLTGKTDDPSGHSTSNIALVPLGTPLLAGPGAIVATMLFVQRSSGPADYVAVGLGILAAMLVVWLVLRYCGVVVKVLRQGGIEVLTRIAGLLLAAIAVQLIADAVFAFVDSYQAG
- a CDS encoding PHP domain-containing protein, whose amino-acid sequence is MRIDLHAHSTASDGTLSPASLMAAAADAGLDVVALTDHDTTAGWAPAAAARPPELRLVRGAELSCRWETISLHLLAYLFDPDHPGLVAELARVRAAREVRAERMVALLRADGYDVSWDEVRGYAAGGTVGRPHIAQALIRAGLVPSTSAAFAPEWLGSRYRVPKAEIDVFTAVRLIADAGGVTVFAHPRATRRGRIVPDSLIVSLAEAGLSGLEADHTDHSPAERAHVRDLADSLGLVVTGSSDFHGTHKVVRLGAETTAPAAYERLVAKSSGVTPVLG
- a CDS encoding SigE family RNA polymerase sigma factor, which encodes MTDRSVEDDFREFVAARSPALLRTAYLLTGDWATAEDLLQTALTKIYLAWRRLGEIEAVEPYARRVLVNTSISWWRRRWHGERPTEVLPERAVADRVDEQLERDALWRHVQSLPARQRAVLVLRFYEDLSEAQTAAILDISTGTVKSQTSRALSTLRGRLGAERAAEQARVDALAAQAEPPKIPRQAPPPSAPVRAPAPAPRIPAPAGGLEGR
- a CDS encoding PH domain-containing protein produces the protein MDRPSTPPPDPDDSAWGRETVPPDDGPGFGSGPAYSPSAGYAEGAGFGDSADYAHDTTARQRTVGGYTATEISEEELAGLQVDASGLPLGPRRVLPLEDEPTPLVSRYLFPTERYRGEWKRHWIHLSTPLLVIILATFVLGYLSGFLFRQEAAGMTTAAILVWVAIFGWVAWKVGDWYFDRFILTNKRVMVVSGIITRRVAMMPLLRVTDMKYEQSPLGRALNYGTFVLESAGQEQALREIKHLPNPNELYLRVVEEMYEPQAVEARLGKDADEARADDGA
- a CDS encoding DUF6758 family protein, producing MTVSCPRCGGPVRPPDLMRADWRCDGCGDVPPLHVAHHNNAEVAKSVVNTMTAGSPAGRPVPLWCTWPLLRDWTVTGVAWAGDDHSGVRASVLACSGPAPLAGGPADLVIVAEEPGVGLGNRFAGLPGTDPGPELVRELTEPAPGEPTNAHAKIKVDGHPTPLWSLPAAEDRCAYVGEARGMWLYAIAWPAHAGYVLAEDVVLHDLCEWLPPELVYGAPSPYLHGLA
- a CDS encoding RNA methyltransferase, whose protein sequence is METEGEVGVGPWPGPWPADPKYDPDLLAAGDRRNVVDRYRYWRHEAVVADLDRRRHDFHVAIENWQHDFNIGTVIRNANAFLAAEVHVVGKRRWNRRGAMVTDRYQHVRHHPTIDEFVAWAHGADLPVIGIDNLPGSRPLETVVLPRRCVLLFGQEGPGLSDTARAACDQLFSIAQYGSTRSINAGVASGIAMHAWIRTYGEPPPEG
- a CDS encoding MaoC family dehydratase; amino-acid sequence: MRFGRYYEEFEVGAVYRHWPGKTVTEADDHLFCLLTMNHHPLHLDAHYARTATEFRRNVVVGNYIYSLLLGMSVADVSGKAIANLEVESLRHVAPTFHGDTVYGETTVLDKRESGSKPDRGVVSVETRGYNQDGTLVCVFRRKVMVPKQEYAAGADGRDPERPSFPEPVEPVPR
- the trxA gene encoding thioredoxin — encoded protein: MATVELTTENFDKVTGGDGIVLVDFWASWCGPCLRFAPVYDRVSDKHEDVVFGKVDTEAQVELAARYDIRSIPTLMALRDGVIVFAQPGALPESAVESLISQVRALDMEDVRKQLAEHAAHEH
- a CDS encoding intein-containing Rv2578c family radical SAM protein — translated: MRWDNLSALPASVVPDRAAPATPPLPLALPGAVARTFDTPGFAGMTFYEVRAKSIINRVPASSRMGFDWTINPYRGCSHACTYCLEGDTRILMADGRTRALRDVAVGDRIYGTVRSGTYRRYVITEVKAHWQTTKPAYRVTLADGTELVASGDHRFLTERGWKHVTGAMGGADQRPYLTSGNKLMGVGRFAPPPADTPDYRAGYLCGMSRGDASVTDREPLDRTRRYLAEASPEVARLAAAGWIAAPPSVTDDWRKGFLAGVFDAQGTHDGVALRIGSIDRETIDEVAAALRTLGFEFAVRRTGGARGWYVRIVGGLSARLRFLHTTDPAATRKRSIEGLALKSNVPLDVVAVESLGVELPLCDITTGTGDFIANGVVSHNCFARNTHTYLDLDPGHDFDSKIIVKVNAGDLVRKELSARRWRGEHIAMGTNVDVYQRAEGRYRLMPQILSALRDFANPFSILTKGTLILRDLPLLQEAASVTSVGLSFSIGFVDEELWRRVEPGTPSPRRRLDAVRRLTDAGFSVGVLVAPILPGLTDNEESIDRTVGAVAEAGAAGVTGIALHLRPGTRDWYARWLGREFPSLVPRYRELYRGGSYLPKEYQREITARIRQAARRHGLDRKESFESRQLPEQPPEPEQLTLL